In Paracoccus fistulariae, a single window of DNA contains:
- a CDS encoding 5-formyltetrahydrofolate cyclo-ligase has protein sequence MSADRKTALRQQALAARGKGGDADALTRNLGAVLADYPGQVLAGYWPMRGEADPRPAMRGHDGPLCLPVVIGKARPLVFRRWSGGDLVAGGYGTLHPDDSSEVLIPSVLIVPLAGFDRAGNRLGYGGGFYDRSLQMLRDQGFVTAIGFAFAAQELPGIPAEPFDEPLDLVVTENELIRINH, from the coding sequence ATGAGCGCGGATCGCAAGACCGCCCTGCGTCAGCAGGCGCTGGCCGCGCGCGGGAAGGGGGGCGATGCCGATGCCCTGACCCGCAATCTTGGTGCGGTGCTGGCGGATTATCCCGGGCAGGTTCTGGCCGGATATTGGCCGATGCGGGGCGAGGCCGATCCGCGCCCGGCCATGCGCGGGCATGACGGGCCGCTCTGCCTGCCGGTGGTGATCGGAAAGGCGCGACCGTTGGTTTTCCGCCGCTGGTCGGGCGGCGATCTGGTCGCCGGCGGCTATGGCACCCTGCATCCCGATGATTCGTCCGAGGTGCTGATTCCCTCGGTCCTGATCGTTCCGCTGGCCGGTTTCGACCGCGCGGGGAATCGGCTGGGCTATGGCGGCGGATTTTACGATCGCAGTCTACAAATGCTGCGCGATCAAGGATTTGTCACGGCCATCGGTTTCGCATTCGCAGCACAAGAGCTGCCGGGCATCCCGGCAGAGCCTTTTGATGAACCACTGGATCTGGTGGTGACCGAGAACGAACTTATCCGCATAAATCATTGA